A window of Brevibacterium ihuae contains these coding sequences:
- a CDS encoding ATP-binding cassette domain-containing protein, which produces MTDTTPTPRPAADEPLALTVRDLTKTFTMHAIGGRVVDSLRGVSFDMRAGEHVAIAGASGAGKSSLLRCVYRNYLPDSGSVVLHTPERDIELTGLPDRAMARLRGRDFGYVSQFLDAPPRTGPLELVTAAALRRGHSREDSRTLAERALESLGIHRLLWEIDCSVLSGGERQRVNLAAGVVSPPRLLLLDEPVSALDPANRERALTLIDDLARQRVAVLAVYHDMAIIRRLAGRVLVMEDGRITDDGTPDEVLGHHHASLEEVPA; this is translated from the coding sequence ATGACCGACACCACCCCCACGCCGCGGCCCGCCGCTGACGAGCCCCTGGCGCTCACCGTGCGCGACCTGACGAAGACCTTCACCATGCACGCGATCGGCGGTCGGGTCGTCGACTCGCTGCGCGGCGTGTCCTTCGACATGCGCGCCGGCGAGCACGTCGCGATCGCCGGCGCCTCGGGCGCGGGCAAGTCGAGCCTGCTCCGCTGCGTGTACCGCAACTACCTCCCCGACTCCGGCTCGGTCGTGCTCCACACGCCCGAGCGCGACATCGAGCTCACGGGCCTGCCCGACCGGGCGATGGCCCGCCTGCGCGGCCGCGACTTCGGCTACGTCTCGCAGTTCCTCGATGCGCCCCCGCGCACCGGGCCGCTCGAGCTCGTCACCGCCGCGGCGCTGCGCCGCGGGCACAGCCGGGAGGACAGCCGCACGCTCGCCGAGCGCGCGCTCGAATCGCTCGGCATCCACCGGCTGCTGTGGGAGATCGACTGCAGCGTGCTCTCCGGCGGCGAGCGGCAGCGCGTCAACCTCGCCGCCGGGGTCGTGTCCCCGCCGCGGCTGCTGCTCCTCGACGAGCCGGTGTCCGCCCTCGACCCGGCGAACCGGGAACGGGCGCTCACCCTCATCGACGACCTCGCCCGCCAGCGGGTCGCGGTCCTCGCGGTCTACCACGACATGGCGATCATCCGCCGGCTCGCCGGCCGCGTCCTCGTCATGGAGGACGGCCGGATCACCGACGACGGCACCCCGGACGAGGTCCTCGGACACCACCACGCCTCCCTCGAGGAGGTCCCCGCATGA
- a CDS encoding alpha-D-ribose 1-methylphosphonate 5-phosphate C-P-lyase PhnJ: MTTTLTPPTAPAPTTIAAAVESADAAQQADSGTVILDEQAKREVRRAMLAGVAVPGYQVPFGSREMPVARGWGSGGLQATLSLGGSDDTVKVIDQGDEEGVNAVNLRRLIQGSLDCATSADTREATIIQSRHRIPEDRLDAHQIVVLQVPVSEPLRGVEKSVRECDRMHAEADYSRMWVSIYEDLVTSGVVNKSAGYPVMVNHRYLMAPSPIPRWDIPRLGDAENLTVLSHGRDKKIYCVPPHTHVEPVTFDDVPYEVEFTAGAACGLCGSSDTFMVQSADGRFLCSDVEWCARVRAGDVDSEEHRRIAPLDLLPNPDLRVGAFDESFLTDPSVLRAARRDASEVAPVTAPGEDWSLQVTGLGKVYPARRGSSAVVAAEDVSFDVAPGEALGVIGESGSGKSTVMKCLIGDELGATGEVRLAAYDQARTNILDLDPDARRQLRVSTLSVVYQDPAAGLDLHISAGGNIADRLTAAGERSYRAIRRRAAELLDRVEVPLGRIDDVVGQFSGGMRQRVQIAKALATDPDVLLLDEPTTGLDASVAAGVLDLLRELIAERNVAVVVVSHDFSVIDALTDRAVVMHRGRIIETGLTDQLFADPHEAYTQRLVAAARH, encoded by the coding sequence ATGACGACCACCCTCACGCCGCCCACCGCGCCGGCACCCACGACGATCGCGGCGGCCGTCGAATCCGCCGACGCCGCCCAGCAGGCGGACTCCGGCACCGTCATCCTCGACGAGCAGGCCAAGCGCGAGGTGCGCCGGGCGATGCTCGCCGGCGTCGCCGTCCCCGGCTACCAGGTGCCGTTCGGCTCCCGGGAGATGCCGGTGGCCCGGGGCTGGGGCTCCGGCGGCCTCCAGGCGACCCTGTCGCTCGGCGGGTCCGACGACACCGTCAAGGTCATCGACCAGGGCGACGAGGAGGGCGTCAACGCCGTCAACCTGCGCCGCCTCATCCAGGGCTCCCTCGACTGCGCGACGAGCGCGGACACCCGCGAGGCGACGATCATCCAGTCCCGCCACCGGATCCCCGAGGACCGGCTCGACGCCCACCAGATCGTCGTCCTCCAGGTCCCGGTGTCCGAGCCGCTGCGCGGGGTCGAGAAGTCCGTGCGCGAATGCGACCGGATGCACGCTGAGGCCGACTACTCGCGGATGTGGGTGAGCATCTACGAGGACCTCGTGACGAGCGGCGTCGTCAACAAGAGCGCCGGCTACCCGGTCATGGTCAACCACCGCTACCTCATGGCGCCGAGCCCGATCCCGCGCTGGGACATCCCGCGGCTCGGCGACGCGGAGAACCTCACCGTGCTCTCCCACGGCCGCGACAAGAAGATCTACTGCGTGCCGCCGCACACCCACGTCGAGCCGGTGACCTTCGACGACGTGCCCTACGAGGTCGAGTTCACCGCCGGCGCGGCCTGCGGACTGTGCGGGTCGAGCGACACCTTCATGGTCCAGTCTGCCGACGGCCGGTTCCTCTGCTCCGACGTCGAATGGTGCGCCCGGGTGCGCGCCGGCGACGTCGATTCCGAGGAGCACCGGCGGATCGCCCCGCTCGACCTGCTGCCCAATCCCGACCTCCGGGTGGGCGCCTTCGACGAGTCGTTCCTCACCGACCCGAGCGTGCTCCGCGCGGCCCGGCGGGACGCGTCCGAGGTCGCACCCGTCACCGCGCCGGGCGAGGACTGGAGCCTCCAGGTCACCGGCCTCGGCAAGGTCTACCCCGCACGGCGCGGCTCCTCGGCCGTCGTCGCCGCCGAGGACGTGTCCTTCGACGTCGCTCCGGGGGAGGCGCTCGGCGTCATCGGCGAGTCGGGCTCCGGCAAGTCGACGGTGATGAAGTGCCTCATCGGCGACGAGCTCGGCGCGACCGGCGAGGTCCGGCTCGCGGCCTACGACCAGGCGCGGACGAACATCCTCGACCTCGATCCCGATGCCCGCCGGCAGCTGCGGGTGTCGACGCTCAGCGTCGTCTACCAGGACCCGGCCGCCGGGCTCGACCTCCACATCAGCGCCGGGGGGAACATCGCCGACCGGCTCACCGCCGCCGGCGAGCGCTCCTACCGCGCGATCCGGAGGCGGGCCGCCGAGCTCCTCGACCGCGTCGAGGTGCCGCTGGGTCGCATCGATGACGTCGTCGGGCAGTTCTCCGGGGGCATGCGCCAGCGCGTGCAGATCGCCAAGGCGCTCGCCACCGACCCCGATGTGCTCCTGCTCGACGAGCCGACGACCGGGCTCGACGCCTCGGTCGCGGCCGGGGTGCTCGATCTGCTCCGCGAACTCATCGCCGAGCGCAACGTCGCCGTCGTCGTGGTGAGCCACGACTTCTCCGTCATCGACGCGCTCACCGACCGGGCGGTCGTCATGCACCGCGGCCGGATCATCGAGACCGGACTCACCGATCAGCTGTTCGCCGACCCGCACGAGGCCTACACCCAGCGCCTCGTCGCCGCGGCCCGGCACTGA
- a CDS encoding carbon-phosphorus lyase complex subunit PhnI, with protein sequence MGYAGTNKGGTSAILAAEELLRARSAEAPAVDVETVTTLFPALVDRVMGEAGLWDEELAARAVLQAAGDTAEAVHLLRAHRSTLPRLAFTEPIDPDTMALCRRVVPAHRSPDGPQMLGETVDYSPRLIREGFEDPLGVDPAAVLGDSQPADPERYPDRPVQRYTRWLAENDLLIDRFDAADPDPYDLALNPITLPAPRSAVLSAMSLAETGSLVNQWYRGVIGPDGHTDESVTLGEVRYGRLEVEVLHPHTGRPVRVGRIRASECESMAHLDERGEDASRFDAGYGFAFGHNERKAIAMANMDLAAHRYRSTAAGLAVEQVLMHTTDGLAANGFLEHLKLPHYVTFRSQIERADAARIQAAETEQVPTGASGSAAEAPAPEAPAPT encoded by the coding sequence ATGGGTTACGCAGGAACGAACAAGGGCGGCACGTCCGCCATCCTCGCCGCCGAGGAGCTGCTCCGCGCACGCTCCGCCGAGGCGCCCGCCGTCGACGTCGAGACGGTGACCACCCTGTTCCCGGCACTCGTCGACCGCGTCATGGGCGAGGCCGGGCTGTGGGACGAGGAGCTCGCCGCCCGTGCGGTGCTCCAGGCCGCCGGCGACACCGCCGAGGCCGTCCACCTGCTCCGCGCGCACCGCTCGACGCTGCCGCGCCTGGCCTTCACCGAGCCGATCGACCCCGACACCATGGCGCTGTGCCGCCGCGTCGTCCCCGCGCACCGCTCGCCCGACGGCCCGCAGATGCTCGGCGAGACCGTCGACTACTCGCCGCGGCTCATCCGGGAGGGCTTCGAGGATCCGCTCGGCGTCGACCCGGCCGCCGTGCTCGGCGATTCGCAGCCGGCCGACCCGGAGCGCTACCCCGACCGGCCGGTGCAGCGCTACACCCGGTGGCTCGCGGAGAACGACCTGCTCATCGATCGCTTCGACGCCGCCGACCCGGACCCCTACGACCTCGCGCTCAACCCGATCACCCTGCCGGCACCGCGCTCGGCGGTGCTGTCGGCGATGTCGCTCGCGGAGACCGGCTCGCTCGTCAACCAGTGGTACCGCGGGGTCATCGGCCCCGACGGCCACACCGACGAGTCGGTCACCCTCGGCGAGGTGCGCTACGGCCGCCTCGAGGTCGAGGTCCTCCACCCCCACACCGGCCGACCGGTCCGGGTGGGGCGGATCCGGGCGAGCGAGTGCGAGTCGATGGCCCACCTCGACGAGCGCGGCGAGGACGCCAGCCGGTTCGACGCCGGCTACGGGTTCGCGTTCGGGCACAACGAGCGCAAGGCGATCGCGATGGCGAACATGGACCTCGCCGCCCACCGCTACCGGAGCACGGCCGCCGGTCTCGCCGTCGAGCAGGTGCTCATGCACACCACCGACGGGCTCGCCGCCAACGGCTTCCTCGAGCACCTCAAGCTGCCGCACTACGTCACCTTCCGCTCGCAGATCGAGCGCGCCGACGCCGCCCGCATCCAGGCGGCCGAGACCGAGCAGGTCCCCACCGGGGCATCCGGATCCGCGGCCGAGGCACCCGCACCCGAGGCACCGGCCCCCACATGA
- a CDS encoding IS256 family transposase, with translation MVTVTDAQSNPNQASELIEQLKASGALDELFSKIDSGEVELTGDGGLVPALIKETLERGLQAEMTSHLGYAKGDRDDKVTANSRNGSYAKTVASEAGDIEIAVPRDRDGSFTPRLVPKGSRRLGGLDDMIISLYAGGMTIRDIQHHLLSTIGTELSHETIANITDAVLEAVMEWQNRPLEEFYPVIYLDAIRVKVRDNGHVRSKAAHIAVGVDMDGIKHVLGIWVQNTEGASFWAHVCAELANRGVRDVLIVCCDGLTGLAEAIEATWPDSMVQTCVVHLIRAANRFVAYGDRKAVSKELKTIYAAANEETALQALTEFAESPLGQKYPSAVAVWENAWDRFTPFLQFPPDLRRVIYTTNAIESLNYQLRKVTKNRSRFPTDDSVVKLLWLAICNIEDKRAREREKERGKAGTRRASGRLVEGQVTTNWKQALAQLAVAYPDRINRYL, from the coding sequence ATGGTGACTGTGACCGATGCACAATCGAACCCGAATCAGGCATCCGAGCTGATTGAGCAGCTCAAGGCGTCCGGGGCTCTGGATGAGCTGTTTTCCAAGATCGATTCCGGTGAGGTCGAGCTGACCGGCGACGGTGGTCTGGTGCCGGCGCTGATCAAGGAGACACTCGAGCGAGGCCTGCAGGCGGAGATGACCTCGCACCTGGGCTACGCCAAGGGCGACCGCGACGACAAGGTGACGGCCAATTCCCGCAACGGCTCCTATGCCAAGACCGTCGCGTCGGAGGCCGGCGATATCGAGATCGCCGTGCCCCGGGACCGGGACGGGTCGTTCACCCCCAGGCTGGTGCCGAAGGGCTCCCGGCGGTTGGGTGGACTCGATGACATGATCATCAGCCTCTACGCCGGCGGGATGACGATCCGGGATATCCAGCACCACCTGCTGTCGACGATCGGCACCGAGTTGTCGCACGAGACGATCGCCAATATCACCGATGCGGTGCTGGAGGCGGTGATGGAGTGGCAGAATCGACCCTTGGAGGAGTTCTACCCGGTCATCTACCTCGACGCGATCCGGGTCAAGGTCCGCGACAACGGCCACGTCAGATCCAAGGCCGCTCACATCGCCGTCGGTGTCGACATGGACGGCATCAAGCACGTGCTCGGCATCTGGGTGCAGAACACCGAAGGCGCCTCGTTCTGGGCCCACGTGTGCGCGGAGCTGGCCAACCGCGGCGTCCGCGACGTGCTCATCGTGTGCTGCGACGGACTGACCGGCCTGGCTGAGGCGATCGAGGCGACCTGGCCGGATTCCATGGTCCAGACCTGTGTCGTCCACCTGATCCGGGCAGCGAATCGGTTCGTCGCTTACGGCGACCGCAAGGCCGTGTCGAAGGAGCTCAAGACGATCTACGCCGCTGCGAACGAGGAGACGGCCCTGCAAGCGCTCACGGAGTTCGCCGAATCACCATTGGGCCAGAAGTACCCCTCAGCCGTGGCGGTATGGGAGAACGCCTGGGACCGATTCACCCCTTTCCTGCAGTTCCCACCCGACCTGCGCCGGGTGATCTACACGACCAACGCGATCGAGTCGCTGAACTACCAGCTGCGCAAGGTCACGAAGAACCGCTCCCGGTTCCCCACCGACGACTCCGTGGTCAAGCTGCTGTGGCTGGCGATCTGCAACATCGAGGACAAGCGCGCCCGTGAACGCGAGAAGGAGCGCGGCAAGGCCGGCACACGAAGAGCTTCCGGCCGGCTCGTCGAGGGCCAAGTCACGACGAACTGGAAACAAGCCCTGGCCCAGCTGGCCGTGGCCTACCCCGACCGAATCAACCGATACCTGTAA
- a CDS encoding alpha-D-ribose 1-methylphosphonate 5-triphosphate diphosphatase: protein MSTDLAPGVTTAVSRDSARDRAGAGAAIGRDAAAAQRAVWTPGHTPGDYVIGHARAVLPDRIVDDARIVVRDHRIAEISEGTRGVALDVDARNMLLTPGFIDVHSDALEKERTPRSNAEVPLEFAMSSFTGRVMGAGITTMFHGAGFQHQMARGVARSVDRALELCAAVDAERSSRVEHRILHRLDILSADGARALAERLAALPAGGPVPLVSHEDHTPGQGQYADPSKLKDYMIFADGLSEEEADAQLDRLVEEGRAGEALRRRNFEWLAELAAAGRIRLLGHDPDTAQAIDELAERGGSVAEFPTTVEAARRAREHGMPIVAGAPNALRGRSHSGNVSAGELAGLGLVDALASDYLPAALLGGVRTLVDEGVTDLPQAIGFITAGPARVAGLDDRGAIAEGLLADFAFVSDARGGWPHVVATFKAGEPQPTQAAGADGADGGDPA, encoded by the coding sequence ATGAGCACCGATCTCGCCCCCGGCGTCACGACCGCCGTCTCCCGCGACAGCGCGCGCGACCGGGCCGGCGCCGGTGCCGCGATCGGCCGGGATGCCGCGGCGGCGCAGCGCGCCGTCTGGACGCCCGGGCACACGCCGGGGGACTACGTCATCGGGCACGCCCGCGCCGTCCTGCCGGACCGGATCGTCGACGACGCGCGGATCGTCGTCCGCGACCACCGCATCGCCGAGATCTCCGAGGGGACCCGCGGCGTCGCCCTCGACGTCGACGCGCGGAACATGCTGCTCACCCCCGGCTTCATCGACGTCCACTCGGATGCGCTCGAGAAGGAGCGCACGCCGCGCTCCAACGCCGAGGTGCCCCTCGAGTTCGCGATGAGCTCCTTCACCGGGCGCGTCATGGGCGCGGGCATCACGACGATGTTCCACGGGGCCGGCTTCCAGCACCAGATGGCGCGCGGCGTCGCCCGCTCGGTGGACCGGGCGCTCGAGCTCTGCGCCGCCGTCGACGCCGAGCGCTCGAGCCGGGTCGAGCACCGGATCCTCCACCGTCTCGACATCCTCTCCGCGGACGGGGCCCGGGCGCTCGCCGAACGGCTCGCCGCGCTGCCGGCCGGCGGCCCGGTGCCGCTCGTGTCCCACGAGGACCACACCCCGGGTCAGGGCCAGTACGCGGACCCGTCGAAGCTCAAGGACTACATGATCTTCGCCGACGGGCTGAGCGAGGAGGAGGCCGACGCCCAGCTCGACCGCCTCGTCGAGGAGGGACGCGCGGGCGAGGCCCTGCGCCGACGGAACTTCGAGTGGCTCGCCGAGCTCGCCGCCGCCGGGCGGATCCGGCTGCTCGGCCACGACCCGGACACCGCACAGGCGATCGACGAGCTCGCCGAGCGCGGCGGATCCGTCGCGGAGTTCCCGACCACCGTCGAGGCCGCCCGGCGCGCCCGCGAACACGGGATGCCGATCGTCGCGGGCGCTCCCAACGCCCTGCGCGGGCGGTCGCACTCCGGCAACGTGTCGGCCGGGGAGCTCGCCGGGCTCGGCCTCGTCGACGCGCTCGCCTCGGACTACCTGCCCGCCGCGCTGCTCGGCGGGGTGCGCACCCTCGTCGACGAGGGGGTGACGGACCTGCCGCAGGCGATCGGCTTCATCACCGCCGGTCCCGCGCGGGTCGCCGGGCTCGACGACCGCGGCGCGATCGCCGAGGGGCTGCTCGCCGACTTCGCGTTCGTCAGCGATGCCCGCGGCGGGTGGCCGCACGTCGTCGCGACCTTCAAGGCCGGGGAGCCGCAGCCCACCCAGGCCGCCGGGGCCGACGGGGC